From the Streptomyces sp. Tu 2975 genome, one window contains:
- a CDS encoding carbohydrate kinase, which yields MRLPLVTILGECVADAFTVPAPVPGELSLRVLPGGGPANTAVALARLGTPARFLARLSDDVFGRLFRGHLEASGVDLTAAIHAPEPSTLAVAEIDAQGRAAYSFHAQGTADWQWTADELAAVDLTSTACLHSGSLTLVREPGDTVVEDFLARASASATISIDPNVRPLLVAPEVYRERLSRWCATADILRLSEDDLQLLLPEYTIERACDTWHAAGVPLVVITRGERGAVASLNGVRTAVPTPSTDVVDTVGAGDSFTAGFLHHLGAKGLLGGRLTDLRVDDVFDACAFAARVAALTCGVVGPNPPWASQSPQPSPAIGHSAG from the coding sequence ATGCGCCTGCCTCTGGTCACCATCCTTGGAGAATGCGTCGCGGACGCCTTCACCGTCCCCGCACCCGTTCCGGGCGAGCTTTCCCTGCGGGTCCTGCCGGGCGGCGGTCCGGCGAACACGGCTGTGGCGCTCGCCCGCCTGGGCACGCCCGCCCGCTTCCTGGCGCGGCTGTCCGACGATGTTTTCGGGCGCCTGTTCCGCGGGCACTTGGAAGCCTCGGGCGTCGACCTCACGGCCGCGATACACGCACCCGAGCCCAGCACCCTGGCCGTCGCCGAGATCGACGCCCAGGGCCGGGCCGCGTACTCCTTCCACGCCCAGGGCACCGCGGACTGGCAGTGGACGGCCGATGAACTCGCAGCCGTGGACCTGACCTCCACGGCCTGCCTGCACTCGGGCTCCCTGACCCTGGTGCGCGAGCCCGGCGACACGGTCGTGGAGGACTTCCTCGCCCGCGCCTCCGCCAGCGCCACGATCTCCATCGACCCGAACGTGCGGCCGCTGCTCGTGGCGCCCGAGGTCTACCGCGAACGCCTGTCGCGCTGGTGCGCGACCGCGGACATCCTCCGCCTGAGCGAAGACGACCTGCAACTTCTGCTGCCCGAGTACACGATCGAGCGTGCCTGCGACACCTGGCACGCGGCGGGTGTGCCGCTCGTCGTGATCACCCGAGGAGAGCGCGGCGCGGTCGCCTCGCTGAACGGCGTGCGCACCGCCGTGCCCACACCTTCGACCGATGTGGTCGACACCGTCGGCGCGGGCGACTCCTTCACCGCGGGCTTCCTGCACCATCTCGGCGCCAAGGGGCTCCTCGGCGGGCGGCTGACGGACCTGCGGGTCGACGACGTCTTCGACGCCTGCGCTTTCGCCGCTCGGGTGGCGGCTCTGACCTGCGGGGTCGTCGGGCCGAACCCCCCGTGGGCCAGCCAGTCGCCGCAGCCGTCACCCGCGATCGGACACAGCGCCGGCTGA
- a CDS encoding GH32 C-terminal domain-containing protein, translating to MSRAPALRRVPRRLVAAAVATCALTVTAVAPQAAAEDSRPYTETYRPQFHFSPAKDWLNDPNGLVWYQGEYHLFYQYNPSGSTWGNMSWGHAVSKDLVRWQELPLAIPHDDREMVFSGSAVVDRNNTTGFGTRTNPAMVAVYTSHYKDSGKQAQSLAYSTDRGRTWTKYAGNPVLDIGSKEFRDPKVQWYAPTKSWLMTVSLSTERKVRFYSSKDLKTWTHLSDFGPQGAVGGVWECPDLFPLPVDGDPRRTKWALVVNINPGGIAGGSAAQYFVGDFDGTKFTPDNDGSYTPPPGVVMQDFEGADYGSWQTTGTAFGSGPVPAPAPDPSGTNGFEGKGLVDSFRGSDSETGTLTSAPFTVDSPYLNFKVGGGRHPYVPGSVMGDSPAPAGEILADFEQDTYGSWTTTGTAFGTSPAHGTLPGQNPVSGHTGTGLVNTFLNGDATTGTLTSPEFTITAKHLNLLVGGGDHPSGSDAPTAVRLVVDGKTVRSATGADSESLNWVSWDLGALAGRTAHLEVVDENTGGWGHILLDQVMLSDTPARPRSRETTVNLLIDGKVVHSATGADSGTLDWASFDLRAHQGKQATIQIVDMNTAGWGHVMADHFVAADQPARSNLQRADWVDYGKDYYAAVSWEDSPDGKRRMIGWMNNWQYGNNTPTSPWRGAQSIPREMALRTVNGRIRLTQQPVSTVASLHGPLTSVRSTRIAAGSMPLAAGRADGKALDIRATFTLGDAKRFGFKVRTGQGQETVIGYDRETQELYVDRTRSGAVDFHRDFPGIQRAPLTAKNGKVELRILVDWSSVEAFGGQGEAVITDQIFPSPDSDGIQLFAEGGSARLDSANVWQMQSYRS from the coding sequence ATGAGCCGAGCCCCCGCACTCCGCCGTGTCCCGCGGCGCCTCGTCGCCGCCGCGGTAGCGACATGCGCCCTCACCGTCACCGCCGTCGCCCCGCAGGCGGCGGCGGAAGACAGCCGGCCGTACACGGAGACGTACCGCCCGCAGTTCCACTTCAGCCCCGCGAAGGACTGGTTGAACGACCCCAACGGACTGGTCTGGTACCAGGGCGAGTACCACCTCTTCTACCAGTACAACCCGAGCGGCAGCACCTGGGGCAACATGTCCTGGGGGCACGCCGTCAGCAAGGACCTGGTGCGCTGGCAGGAGCTGCCCCTCGCCATCCCCCACGACGACCGGGAGATGGTCTTCTCCGGCAGTGCCGTCGTCGACCGCAACAACACCACGGGGTTCGGAACCCGTACGAACCCGGCGATGGTGGCCGTCTACACCAGCCACTACAAGGACAGCGGCAAGCAGGCCCAGTCCCTCGCGTACAGCACCGACCGCGGCCGTACCTGGACGAAGTACGCCGGGAACCCCGTGCTCGACATCGGGTCGAAGGAGTTCCGCGACCCCAAGGTCCAGTGGTATGCGCCCACCAAGAGCTGGCTGATGACGGTGTCGCTGTCCACCGAGCGCAAGGTCCGGTTCTACTCCTCCAAGGACCTCAAGACCTGGACGCACCTGAGCGACTTCGGCCCGCAGGGCGCGGTGGGCGGCGTGTGGGAATGCCCGGACCTGTTCCCGCTGCCCGTCGACGGTGACCCCCGGCGCACCAAGTGGGCGCTCGTCGTCAACATCAACCCCGGTGGCATCGCGGGCGGTTCGGCCGCCCAGTACTTCGTGGGCGACTTCGACGGCACGAAGTTCACTCCCGATAACGACGGCTCCTACACGCCTCCGCCCGGAGTGGTGATGCAGGACTTCGAGGGAGCCGACTACGGCAGCTGGCAGACGACCGGCACCGCCTTCGGCAGCGGACCGGTCCCCGCGCCGGCGCCCGACCCCTCGGGCACGAACGGCTTCGAGGGCAAGGGACTCGTCGACAGCTTCCGCGGCAGCGACTCCGAGACCGGCACCCTCACCTCCGCGCCCTTCACCGTCGACAGCCCGTACCTCAACTTCAAGGTGGGCGGCGGCCGTCACCCGTACGTCCCCGGCTCCGTGATGGGCGACTCCCCCGCACCCGCGGGCGAGATCCTCGCCGACTTCGAGCAGGACACCTACGGCTCCTGGACCACCACCGGCACCGCCTTCGGCACCAGCCCCGCACACGGCACCCTCCCCGGGCAGAACCCCGTGTCCGGACACACGGGCACCGGCCTGGTGAACACGTTCCTGAACGGCGACGCGACCACGGGCACCCTCACCTCGCCCGAGTTCACCATCACCGCCAAGCACCTCAACCTCCTCGTCGGCGGAGGCGACCACCCCTCCGGATCCGACGCGCCCACCGCCGTCCGGCTCGTCGTCGACGGCAAGACGGTACGCAGTGCCACCGGCGCCGACTCCGAATCCCTCAACTGGGTCTCCTGGGACCTGGGCGCCCTCGCCGGCCGGACCGCGCACCTCGAGGTCGTCGACGAGAACACCGGCGGCTGGGGACATATCCTGCTCGACCAGGTCATGCTGTCCGACACCCCCGCACGGCCCCGCTCGAGAGAGACCACGGTCAACCTCCTCATCGACGGCAAGGTCGTCCACAGCGCGACCGGCGCGGACAGCGGAACCCTGGACTGGGCCTCCTTCGACCTCCGCGCCCACCAGGGCAAGCAGGCCACTATCCAGATCGTCGACATGAACACGGCCGGCTGGGGCCATGTCATGGCCGACCACTTCGTCGCCGCCGACCAGCCGGCCCGCTCGAACCTGCAGCGAGCCGACTGGGTCGACTACGGCAAGGACTATTACGCCGCCGTCTCCTGGGAGGACAGTCCGGACGGCAAGCGCCGCATGATCGGCTGGATGAACAACTGGCAATACGGCAACAACACCCCGACCTCACCCTGGCGGGGCGCACAGAGCATCCCGCGAGAGATGGCCCTGCGCACGGTGAACGGCCGGATCCGGCTGACGCAACAGCCCGTGTCCACTGTGGCATCACTCCACGGACCCCTGACCAGCGTGCGCAGCACCAGAATCGCGGCCGGTTCCATGCCGCTGGCCGCGGGCCGGGCCGACGGCAAAGCACTCGACATCCGGGCCACGTTCACCCTCGGCGACGCCAAGCGTTTCGGGTTCAAGGTACGCACGGGGCAGGGCCAGGAAACCGTCATCGGCTACGACAGGGAGACCCAGGAGCTCTACGTCGACCGGACGCGTTCGGGCGCAGTGGACTTCCACCGCGACTTCCCCGGCATCCAGCGCGCACCGCTGACAGCCAAGAACGGCAAGGTCGAACTCCGGATCCTGGTCGACTGGTCCTCGGTCGAGGCGTTCGGCGGCCAAGGCGAGGCCGTGATCACGGACCAGATCTTCCCCAGCCCGGACAGCGACGGCATCCAGCTATTCGCCGAAGGCGGCTCTGCCCGCCTGGACAGCGCCAACGTCTGGCAGATGCAGTCATACCGCAGCTGA
- a CDS encoding antibiotic biosynthesis monooxygenase family protein — MNKSLLAEFTVRPGNEERVAELVQDYAARVREEPGNLAFEVYTKKSNPLAYWIFEVYASEAAFQTHLAAPYGPPFNAALQPLIQEKESLLTFLSPLG; from the coding sequence ATGAACAAGTCACTGCTGGCCGAGTTCACCGTGCGCCCCGGAAACGAGGAACGTGTCGCCGAGCTGGTCCAGGACTACGCTGCCCGCGTCCGCGAGGAGCCCGGCAACCTCGCCTTCGAGGTGTACACCAAGAAATCCAACCCCTTGGCGTACTGGATCTTCGAGGTGTATGCGAGCGAGGCCGCCTTCCAGACCCACTTGGCGGCCCCCTACGGCCCGCCGTTCAACGCGGCGCTCCAGCCCCTGATACAGGAGAAGGAGTCCCTCCTCACCTTCCTGAGCCCGCTCGGCTGA
- a CDS encoding helix-turn-helix domain-containing protein has protein sequence MAKSTAPRACSIADALELVGERWSLLAVREILHGVRRFDEIVRNTGASRDILTTRLRKLESCGVVRREQYSERPPRFEYHLTPAGTEVGDVLLTLMRWGDRHLNADDPPVRWLHSCGKVLEPVVVCNHCGEPARNNVHTATGRGVLVVDEVGLGT, from the coding sequence ATGGCGAAGTCAACAGCTCCTCGAGCGTGTTCCATCGCGGACGCGCTCGAGTTGGTGGGTGAGCGCTGGTCCTTGCTCGCCGTCCGGGAAATCCTGCACGGTGTGCGCCGTTTCGACGAGATCGTCCGCAACACCGGGGCATCCCGCGACATCCTGACCACACGGCTGCGCAAGCTGGAGTCCTGCGGCGTCGTCCGGCGCGAGCAGTACAGCGAGCGTCCACCCAGGTTCGAGTACCACCTCACCCCGGCCGGTACCGAGGTGGGGGACGTCCTGCTGACCCTCATGCGGTGGGGTGACCGGCACCTGAACGCCGATGACCCACCCGTCCGCTGGCTTCATTCCTGCGGCAAGGTGCTCGAGCCCGTGGTGGTCTGCAACCACTGCGGCGAGCCTGCCCGCAACAACGTCCACACCGCTACCGGCCGTGGCGTGCTCGTCGTCGACGAGGTGGGGCTCGGCACGTAA
- a CDS encoding thiolase family protein → MRDAVIVEAVRTPTGKGKPGGALHGEHPVDLLARTLGTLVERTGVDPALIDDVVGGCVSQVGDQSLNTIRNAVLAAGFPESVPAMTVDRQCGSSQQAVHIAAQGVMSGAYDVVVACGVESMSRVPMGSSVLPGSDPFGPKLGERYPDGLVGQGISADLIAARWKISRKEQDAFALLSHQRAASAWERGEFDREVAWSGMPDETVRPATTAEALAGLKPAYYDPRMEERFPEIGWTVSAGNTSPLSDGAAALLIMGSDVAERLGLRPRARFRAFAVAGDDPLFMLTAIMPATEKVLFKAGLEVDDIDLFEVNEAFASVVLAWQSETGVDIDKLNVRGGAIAIGHPLGGSGARIMTTLLHNLEDRGARYGLQTMCEAGGLANATVIECL, encoded by the coding sequence ATGCGTGATGCAGTGATCGTCGAGGCCGTTCGCACACCCACCGGCAAGGGCAAGCCAGGTGGCGCGCTGCACGGCGAGCACCCCGTCGACCTGCTCGCGAGGACGCTCGGCACCCTGGTGGAGCGGACCGGAGTGGACCCCGCGCTCATCGACGACGTCGTCGGCGGCTGCGTCAGCCAGGTGGGGGACCAGTCGTTGAACACGATCCGCAATGCGGTGCTGGCCGCGGGATTCCCCGAGAGCGTGCCGGCCATGACGGTGGACCGCCAGTGCGGCTCGTCCCAGCAGGCCGTACACATCGCGGCCCAAGGGGTGATGAGCGGCGCCTACGACGTGGTGGTGGCCTGCGGGGTCGAGTCGATGTCCCGGGTGCCGATGGGGTCCAGCGTGCTTCCGGGCAGCGATCCGTTCGGTCCGAAGCTCGGGGAGCGCTACCCGGACGGGCTGGTCGGGCAGGGCATCAGCGCCGACCTGATCGCGGCCCGCTGGAAGATCAGCCGCAAGGAGCAGGACGCCTTCGCACTGCTCTCCCACCAGCGTGCCGCATCGGCCTGGGAGCGGGGCGAGTTCGACCGGGAGGTCGCTTGGAGCGGCATGCCGGACGAGACCGTGCGGCCCGCGACCACCGCCGAGGCCCTGGCGGGGCTCAAGCCCGCCTACTACGACCCGCGGATGGAGGAGCGATTCCCGGAGATCGGCTGGACCGTCTCGGCGGGCAACACCTCACCCCTCAGCGACGGCGCGGCGGCCCTGCTGATCATGGGATCGGACGTGGCCGAGAGGCTCGGCCTGCGCCCCCGGGCCCGCTTCCGGGCGTTCGCCGTGGCCGGGGACGACCCCCTGTTCATGCTCACGGCCATCATGCCCGCCACCGAGAAGGTGCTGTTCAAGGCCGGCCTCGAGGTGGACGACATCGACCTGTTCGAGGTCAACGAGGCCTTCGCCTCCGTGGTCCTGGCCTGGCAGTCGGAGACCGGCGTCGACATCGACAAGCTCAACGTGCGCGGCGGAGCCATCGCGATCGGCCACCCGCTCGGGGGCAGCGGCGCCCGGATCATGACCACGCTGCTGCACAATTTGGAGGACCGAGGAGCACGCTACGGACTGCAGACCATGTGCGAGGCCGGCGGCCTGGCCAACGCGACCGTCATCGAGTGCCTCTGA
- a CDS encoding DHA2 family efflux MFS transporter permease subunit, whose product MSLPDEQTAAVTGSTTPRPRLGPVFAVVAAGVAMANLDVFIVNVALPDIGREFSGPSLASLSWVLNAYAVVFAALLVPAGNFADRTSPRTAYLAGIVTFTVASALCALAPDVWFLVAARVVQAVGAAMLIPSSLGLLLASAPPERRMSSVRAWTAISGVASALGPVAGGLLTELNWRWVFLVNLPIGIAALVAGARVLPRVPARDLPRPDLLGSALFTIAIAALALGLVKGEDWGWASGNFLGALAASLVLLVWFVARSARHRSPVLPLPLLKIPAFSPASLANVLFAVAFAAMLLSTVLWCQNVWNWSPLKTGLAIFPGTLLPPVLAISIGPLARRLGAGPIAVAGCVVFAAGIAWWYVQMEPAADYLTGMLPGMLLTGVGVGLTLPTLITAAVTALPPQSFSTGSGVVTMARQVGTVLGIALFVAAMGAPSGATETLAAFDDGWLLTLAATAAAAVASVFLGRAGRAPQAAAQQS is encoded by the coding sequence ATGAGCCTCCCCGACGAACAGACCGCTGCCGTCACCGGATCCACGACTCCAAGACCACGTCTGGGACCGGTCTTCGCCGTCGTCGCAGCCGGTGTCGCCATGGCGAACCTCGACGTGTTCATCGTGAACGTGGCCCTGCCCGACATCGGCCGTGAGTTCTCCGGCCCCTCGCTCGCGTCCTTGTCCTGGGTGCTCAACGCCTACGCCGTTGTCTTCGCCGCGCTGCTGGTGCCGGCGGGCAACTTCGCCGACCGCACCAGCCCCCGGACGGCCTATCTGGCGGGCATCGTGACGTTCACCGTGGCCTCCGCGCTCTGTGCCCTGGCGCCCGACGTCTGGTTCCTGGTGGCGGCCCGCGTGGTGCAGGCGGTCGGTGCGGCCATGCTCATTCCCTCCTCGCTCGGTCTGCTCCTGGCCTCCGCTCCGCCGGAGCGAAGGATGTCCTCGGTGCGTGCCTGGACGGCCATCAGCGGTGTGGCCAGCGCCCTTGGCCCGGTCGCCGGTGGCCTGCTCACCGAACTGAACTGGCGCTGGGTGTTCTTGGTGAACCTGCCGATCGGCATCGCCGCCCTGGTCGCCGGTGCACGGGTGCTGCCGAGGGTGCCCGCCCGGGATCTGCCGCGCCCCGACCTACTGGGGTCGGCCCTGTTCACCATCGCCATCGCGGCCCTCGCGCTCGGTCTGGTCAAGGGCGAGGACTGGGGCTGGGCCTCCGGGAATTTCCTCGGTGCGCTGGCCGCCTCGCTCGTCCTGCTGGTGTGGTTCGTGGCGCGCTCCGCCCGGCACCGTTCGCCGGTGCTTCCTCTTCCGCTGCTGAAGATCCCGGCGTTCAGCCCAGCTTCGCTCGCCAACGTCCTCTTCGCGGTGGCCTTCGCGGCCATGTTGCTGTCCACCGTGCTGTGGTGCCAAAACGTCTGGAACTGGTCGCCGCTCAAGACGGGCCTGGCGATCTTCCCGGGCACCCTGCTGCCCCCTGTGCTGGCCATCAGCATCGGACCGCTCGCCCGCAGGCTCGGCGCCGGCCCGATCGCGGTGGCCGGCTGCGTGGTGTTCGCCGCCGGAATCGCCTGGTGGTACGTGCAGATGGAGCCGGCCGCGGACTACCTGACCGGGATGCTGCCCGGCATGCTGCTCACCGGCGTGGGCGTCGGTCTGACCCTGCCGACCCTGATCACCGCAGCGGTCACGGCGCTGCCGCCGCAGAGCTTCTCGACAGGCTCGGGCGTGGTCACGATGGCCCGCCAGGTCGGCACCGTGCTCGGTATCGCGCTGTTCGTCGCGGCCATGGGTGCCCCGAGCGGCGCCACCGAGACGCTGGCCGCCTTCGACGACGGCTGGTTGCTGACGCTGGCGGCCACCGCGGCCGCCGCGGTCGCGAGCGTCTTCCTCGGCCGGGCCGGGCGGGCGCCGCAGGCCGCCGCACAACAGTCATGA
- a CDS encoding cytochrome P450 gives MSSTEILADPLDVMARLLAPEGKQNPYPLYEEMRAHGPVVDVGGVHVFVTGHAECARALRDPDLLSTDAAVQDVKLPGWRDHSSWYWLTKNMLFSNDPDHERFRRFFGSAFAARSVAAWQPMVERRAEDAVRNVAALGASGETVDLVPEFTFRMATGVIGELLGIPDEDHAGLRTIVGDITLALEPIGDLAQLVPGDGAMDRLAEYFQELVARRRATPGPDLTSMFIKARDAGGELTDEELVANLMLLLVAAAEAPQDLLSNMVRLALEHPAEGAELRDAPQAAAGFAEETLRYDPAVQALNRVASRDLEFFGVKVAAGVPLTLLIAAGNRDPRRFSEPHVFDPSREDNQPLTFSGGMHYCLGAALARMSAETAVPRLLSRLPDMALVGTPTFRNQIVQRGHDRLLVTTG, from the coding sequence GTGAGCTCTACCGAAATCCTGGCCGATCCGCTCGATGTGATGGCCCGTCTGCTGGCGCCCGAGGGCAAGCAGAACCCATACCCCCTGTACGAGGAGATGCGCGCCCACGGTCCGGTGGTGGACGTGGGCGGTGTCCATGTCTTCGTCACCGGCCACGCCGAGTGCGCCCGGGCCCTGCGTGACCCGGACCTGCTCTCGACCGACGCGGCGGTCCAGGACGTGAAGCTGCCCGGTTGGCGGGATCACTCCTCTTGGTACTGGTTGACGAAGAACATGCTGTTCTCCAACGACCCGGACCACGAGCGCTTCCGGCGCTTCTTCGGCAGCGCCTTCGCCGCCCGGAGCGTGGCAGCGTGGCAGCCCATGGTGGAACGCCGGGCCGAGGACGCCGTGCGCAACGTCGCCGCACTCGGCGCGAGCGGCGAAACGGTCGACCTGGTACCCGAGTTCACATTCCGCATGGCCACCGGCGTCATCGGTGAGCTGCTCGGCATCCCCGACGAGGACCACGCAGGACTCCGCACCATCGTCGGCGACATCACGCTGGCCCTGGAGCCCATCGGTGACCTGGCGCAACTCGTGCCGGGCGACGGCGCCATGGACCGTCTGGCGGAGTACTTCCAGGAACTGGTCGCCCGCCGCCGCGCGACCCCCGGCCCCGATCTGACCAGCATGTTCATCAAGGCCCGCGACGCGGGCGGCGAACTGACGGACGAGGAGCTGGTCGCCAACCTGATGTTGCTGTTGGTCGCCGCGGCCGAAGCGCCGCAGGACCTGCTCAGCAACATGGTGCGACTCGCCCTGGAGCACCCCGCGGAAGGGGCCGAGCTGCGCGACGCCCCGCAGGCGGCCGCCGGGTTCGCCGAGGAGACGCTCCGCTACGACCCGGCGGTGCAGGCGCTCAACCGGGTGGCCTCCCGGGACCTGGAATTCTTCGGGGTGAAGGTCGCCGCCGGAGTCCCGCTGACCCTGCTCATCGCCGCGGGCAACCGCGACCCGCGTCGCTTCTCCGAGCCCCATGTCTTCGACCCGTCGCGCGAGGACAACCAGCCGCTCACCTTCAGCGGCGGCATGCACTACTGCCTCGGGGCGGCACTGGCCCGGATGTCGGCGGAGACCGCGGTGCCGAGACTGCTGAGCCGGCTGCCCGACATGGCCCTGGTCGGCACGCCCACATTCCGCAACCAGATCGTGCAGCGCGGACACGACCGACTGCTCGTCACGACCGGCTGA
- a CDS encoding alpha/beta hydrolase yields the protein MSTNTPFGDQELAASLDGDFTSEHADVNGVRLHYVAGGQGEPLMLLPGWPETWWEYRKIMPSLAKRFRVIAVDIRGMGSSSKPESGYDKKSMAGDIHALAVHLGYQRINIAGHGIGSMVAFSHALNHPSATAKLAMLNTTHIDENYHEFRIMPRPTDPGPHRWWLAFNLVPDFPEKILAGRYRHMVDYMFGLSLVNPDAIASRDRDVYARAYDSPEAIRASQAWFQAYQQDIDDFRGYGKVTVPMLGLAYGGFFEYMQKVLPTQGTDVRVSEIKDTRNYLVEEQPEAVISELIEFFG from the coding sequence ATGTCGACGAACACACCGTTCGGTGACCAGGAGCTCGCGGCCTCCCTGGACGGGGACTTCACGAGCGAGCACGCCGACGTCAACGGGGTCCGACTGCACTACGTGGCCGGTGGGCAGGGCGAGCCATTGATGCTCCTGCCCGGTTGGCCGGAAACGTGGTGGGAATACCGGAAGATCATGCCCTCCCTCGCCAAGCGCTTCCGCGTGATCGCCGTCGATATACGCGGAATGGGCAGTTCCAGTAAGCCCGAGTCCGGATACGACAAGAAGTCGATGGCGGGAGACATTCACGCACTGGCCGTTCACCTCGGTTACCAACGCATTAATATTGCGGGTCACGGAATCGGCTCGATGGTCGCATTCAGTCACGCCCTTAACCATCCGTCGGCGACGGCGAAGCTGGCGATGCTGAATACGACCCACATCGACGAGAACTACCACGAGTTCCGCATCATGCCTCGACCCACCGATCCGGGGCCGCACCGCTGGTGGCTCGCATTCAACCTTGTCCCCGATTTTCCGGAGAAGATACTGGCCGGCCGCTACCGCCACATGGTCGACTACATGTTCGGCCTCAGCCTTGTGAACCCGGACGCCATCGCCTCCCGCGACCGCGACGTCTACGCCCGTGCGTACGACTCACCGGAAGCCATCCGCGCAAGTCAGGCCTGGTTCCAGGCCTACCAACAGGACATCGACGACTTCCGCGGGTACGGCAAGGTGACCGTGCCCATGCTGGGGCTCGCGTACGGCGGCTTCTTCGAGTACATGCAGAAGGTGCTGCCCACCCAGGGAACCGACGTGCGCGTGTCCGAGATCAAGGACACACGCAACTATCTCGTCGAGGAGCAACCTGAAGCCGTCATATCGGAGTTGATCGAGTTCTTCGGCTAA
- a CDS encoding thioesterase family protein, whose protein sequence is MPSTHDTNGPGALLGNPASGGFEAENHLQGFGGFHGGLALALLTSATQSHVPDLELQSVTGRFDRSIESGFTVASSLVRAGRTSAVVTARAESDEGLHIEASAVYGRPGEPSWQPVAPAAPTAPPPDECEVFAIPPEFVPISASMQIRPVGSARPYAGGPDPELIAWVRLLEDDNAPDVLRFVFLMDALAPSYAAVLSQLVLVPTVELTVRPGAGLAKASSPWILLRARTLAASAGGWINEQIDAWDPDGTYLGAAHQLRVVRAG, encoded by the coding sequence ATGCCAAGTACCCACGACACAAACGGGCCAGGAGCGCTACTGGGGAATCCAGCCAGCGGGGGGTTCGAAGCAGAAAATCACCTGCAGGGATTCGGTGGATTTCACGGTGGCCTCGCACTAGCCCTGCTAACTTCTGCGACGCAGTCGCACGTTCCCGATCTGGAACTCCAGAGCGTCACCGGGCGCTTCGACCGGTCGATCGAGTCCGGTTTCACCGTGGCGAGTTCCCTCGTCCGTGCCGGCCGGACCAGCGCTGTGGTGACCGCCAGAGCGGAGAGCGACGAGGGGCTTCACATCGAGGCATCGGCCGTCTACGGACGTCCGGGTGAGCCCTCCTGGCAGCCGGTGGCACCGGCCGCGCCCACTGCCCCACCGCCGGACGAGTGCGAAGTGTTCGCCATTCCACCAGAGTTCGTGCCCATCTCCGCCAGCATGCAGATCCGGCCGGTGGGATCCGCGCGTCCGTACGCGGGCGGCCCGGATCCCGAACTCATCGCGTGGGTACGCCTCCTGGAGGACGACAACGCGCCGGACGTGCTCCGTTTCGTCTTCCTCATGGACGCCCTTGCTCCCTCCTACGCAGCCGTCCTCTCCCAGCTCGTCCTGGTGCCCACCGTCGAGTTGACGGTCAGGCCCGGCGCGGGACTCGCCAAGGCCTCCTCCCCCTGGATCCTGCTGCGCGCCAGGACGCTCGCCGCCTCCGCCGGCGGCTGGATCAACGAGCAGATCGACGCCTGGGACCCGGACGGCACATATCTGGGGGCCGCCCACCAGCTCCGGGTGGTCCGCGCAGGCTGA
- a CDS encoding fatty acid desaturase — MAARRLAWVTVGVPTLGMAAAIAFSVEYGFTWYDGLLLMVMYLITSLGVEGGFHRFFSHRSFSAGPAMTAFWGIAGSMAAQGPVVFWVAIHRQHHAFTDRDGDPHSPRALAPGLSARLRGFWHGHVGWLFTVSRQNWSRRASDLVRDRLVMRLNQYYFVWVLAGLALPAILGWLLGGGTVRGAVGGLLWGGLARIFLLDHVTWGVNSIGHTLGNRDYRTRDNSRNVAPLAALSVGGSWHNNHHARPALAHNRHGLWQIDPTGAVIRSFEKLGLVSDVRYPERMRSDEKRTRTEEKGM; from the coding sequence GTGGCTGCCCGAAGGCTCGCCTGGGTCACCGTGGGGGTGCCCACCCTCGGCATGGCGGCCGCCATCGCCTTCTCCGTCGAGTACGGATTCACCTGGTACGACGGACTTCTTCTCATGGTCATGTACCTGATCACTTCCCTGGGCGTCGAGGGTGGCTTCCACCGCTTCTTCTCCCACCGCTCCTTCTCCGCCGGGCCGGCCATGACCGCTTTCTGGGGCATCGCCGGCAGCATGGCCGCCCAGGGGCCGGTCGTCTTCTGGGTCGCCATCCACCGTCAGCACCACGCCTTCACCGACCGGGACGGCGATCCGCACTCCCCCCGGGCGCTCGCACCGGGGCTCTCCGCCCGGCTCCGCGGGTTCTGGCACGGCCATGTCGGCTGGCTGTTCACCGTGAGCCGGCAGAACTGGAGCAGGCGCGCCTCGGACCTGGTGCGGGACCGGTTGGTCATGCGGCTCAACCAGTACTACTTCGTCTGGGTGCTCGCCGGACTCGCCCTTCCCGCGATCCTCGGCTGGCTGCTCGGCGGCGGCACCGTGCGCGGCGCCGTCGGCGGCCTCCTCTGGGGCGGGCTGGCCCGGATCTTCCTCCTCGACCATGTGACCTGGGGAGTGAACTCCATCGGCCACACACTGGGGAACCGCGACTACCGCACGCGCGACAACAGCAGGAACGTTGCGCCCCTCGCGGCGCTGTCCGTGGGCGGGTCCTGGCACAACAACCATCATGCGCGTCCCGCTCTGGCCCACAACCGGCACGGGCTGTGGCAGATCGATCCGACAGGCGCCGTGATCCGGTCCTTCGAGAAGCTCGGCCTGGTCTCCGATGTGCGCTATCCCGAGCGCATGCGCAGCGATGAGAAGCGAACACGCACAGAAGAAAAGGGGATGTGA